The DNA window taatttattagtttgttattgaaattatgattaaatgatgaattacaaatttactttctaaaaataataaatgaaataGATTAAACATGACCAGTAATCTATTTATATCTTGAAATCCttcgaatatatatttaatttatttatttatttttattttgaactttaaatctttaattccCAGAAAAAATTATTctgaataaaatataaatattatatattttgagctttttatttaatgaaatagaTTAAACTTGACCAATAAATTATGGGCTTTGAGGGCTTCATTATTGGAATTTCATTGGCCTTATTATATACCTAACTATTGAGCATAGTGTGGATTAAAAATTTCACATATTGAATTTCAAAACCCATTTTTTCCTCGTATAAGCTTTAGCCAGTATCAAAGGTTTAAAGGGTTCTTCCGCGTACATGTCTGCATCTCAATCCACCTTGTTAGTTCTCGGATGAATATGAACTAATATGATCACGACCTTAACCTTTGAAAGATTTAATGAAGGTTCTACGTGAGAGCAGAGTGCAATTGAAATTGATCGAAGAGTTATGACTATGTATTGGTTtatttttgctttttttttttttttttttttgaataggcctagaatttgttttatttcattGTATGTGCAGTGTGCTGATTTTTGGATTATTGCAAGGTGTGCCAAGAAAAGAGGTGTTATGAGCTTGTTTTGGGCTCATATGGTGTAGGTAAACTAACAAGTGCTAGCTATATTTTGTATGTATCTCTCGATTTTCTCAAATTGATGAGGGCTGATCTTATGAGAACAATACAATAATGATGAACACGAAAATACATACATTTAGGTTGTGCTTACTTGCTATGATAAAGATAAAATTATTCcaataatcatatcaataacatgtttACTTCTTGTTTATGTTAATGGTTTGTACTAACTCATACAAACTTACCTAAACTAAACTTTAAAACTCGATGATTTATCATAATTGAAAGATGCgataaataatcattttttaacTAAAACTTTTTCCAATGAAAAAAATTGTATTAATATCATTTATTCTCCAAAATAACATATGAAAaacacatttaaaaaaaattatgaaacatgaataaaaaatcaaataatttaagATATTATTTAATACATTTCATTTGATGAATCATACATCAAATTATCCTTACtcatagaaaaaatattttaactcaatttattaatatattttttttgaaaaataaataatattgatACCCAAAAGTTTTGGTGAATGAAAATAACTTGTAtgtgaattaataataatttacattattcaataaaaataacaatCTCAATTTTACAAATTCAAACTAAAAATAAGATCGTTTATCATTTTCAGAGGGTAAATTTGTAATTTGTCAATTAATCGTAATTTCAATCACAaaactaataaattaaataaacatgttattgcttattcATATTTGATTCCACTTCCTAAACAAATTATTTTAACAGTTCAAAGATGATTTACTCACATATAATTTCAGACAAGATTCTAAAATTCGTTAGGCTCCAGTCGGGCATCGGACCATCGTCTAGGCCGCCTAAGCGATGACTAAGCGTCCGTCTAGGTGCTGCTAGGGATAACAAAAAATAGgagtaatttttgaaatttaagttATTAGGCAGATCGTTTTAATCAAGAGGCTCATTTTAGTCAAGAGACTTTTTTTAAGGATTATGCCCATTTTTTTTACCAGTTTTAAGTCAATGGGCTTGTCGCTATTTTCCAGCCCGTTGAAATCTTGGAAACTCCTCAATACCGTAGAAATAAGAAATAGAAAAGAAGAACCCGATCCCCAACCCTTTTCCAGTCGCCTCTCGATTCCAGCCATATCCTTCATTTTTTCTCGTCGTGGCCGCAGGTTTTGTCGGAAAGTGGGCGCCGACCGTAGCCCAATTGTGCTTGGCCGACACTCGCTTGTGTGTATTTgagttatttttatataaattgttGTCTGAGTTTTTAGgtatattttaaaatctttttaCGTTGCTTttgataataaatttttaattgcaTGTTAATTAAATGTGATTGGAGTAAGTGGCCTCACAAAGAGGAATCTAAATCTACGAGGGTTCTTATTGAGTTGTATCTTAAGTTTGACACTTATGCTTTTGCGCGAAGGTGGATCGTCATGGTGGGGTTTAAGAATAGATACATGTTGATGGAGGTGCTTCTTGATCCTAATAAAGATCTTATGTTGGATGAACCCATTATAATCACTCAATTCAATCTATCAAAAGCAATCAAAAATAGCATTCAAGCGAACTTTGGCGAATGTGGTCTAGCATTGTCTCAGAATTCTTTTCAAGGTGTCTgctcttttgttttttttagttcttgaatgaacagtagttgtgATTATTATATCTTTAGTTTACGTGCTTGTGACTTGCCATCTTCAAGCCTGATATGTTTTTGTTATTCTGCAGTGAAGTATGTGAATCCAATTACAAAAGTCTGCATTTTTAGAACTTCCAGAGAGGAGTACCAGAAGGTTTGGGCTGCGACGACGATGGTTAAGAGTATAGGAAACTGTCCGGTGGTTTTCAACTTGCTTGATTTAAGTGGTAAGTTGTGAATCCATGTCTTTTGAATCTAACGGTGTCCTATAATGTCTGGTGGTATTCAAAATATGTTAATTTTGTGATTAGAAGAGTACGGTCGATCTGAATGCACCATATCGTACTCGCATAAACCTTAATTCAATTTTCGTCTCCATTAGGAAGCATCAGGGCCTGCAAAAACATTGCTTTAAAGTGCGATGAATTGAAGTTTGAACAATATAAATTATCTGCCGGTGATCGCTTGACTGCTGATGTCCACCAACATATGCGAAACTGCCTGGAGAAAATCAGAGTTTTGGAGCACTGACACTGAGTGTTGGCAACTGAAGATTCTCTTTATTTTGTTTCTTCCGTGAAGGTTCTTCCATAGCCTTTGATTTTAATGCAAGGCAAGTTATGATATTTATTTAGCCCTTATTTGGTGAATTTAGGGACTGGcatcaattttgaattttgtaatcACCTGGAAAGAGCTAAACTTCATTGATTGTTTAATGCTGCAGAGATCACAAACTATATCGAGTCGAATTGATTATGCCAAACATTCTCCCAAAAATTACGTTCACAACGCTATGCCAGGGAATTCAAGCTTATTCACACTTGAACCGATGAACATGTAGGTGCATTTTTCCAGTATATAAGTGGATTGCAGTATTAAGAAAACAATATCAAAATGGCCCCCTTCACAAAATACAGGAGTCTAGACATATTAATAATCAGTCTGCCATTTACACCACCTTTTTTCTTCTCATTCAAATTTCAAGCtcaaaattacatttgaatCATCATTTACAAAGAGAATACATTCAAAGGACCTTTGTACTCATATCAAACTAGAACGTAAAACAATCAATACAACTAACAAATTAGAAATTACACATACACCACATCGGAGTTGCACAAAGCAGTCTCCGACATTAATTCACTGAAGAACACTGCATCGGAAAATTCCAACACCGTGTATTGGTAACATGGCTGCAATTAGAAAATGATGTTACTCTCGAGGGCGAGCAAGCCAAAGAGAGCTAAGAGCTCCAAGCCGAGAGAAATAGTCGCTAATAGCAAGGAGGGCACGAGCTGACTGGCGAGTTGTCAGTATAGGATGCATTTGTTGGAGAGCCTGTTGCCACAATTTGTCATCCTGAAACCAACAATCACGTTGCTTAAACGCTAAGTTGTTGAAGACTATCACCCTACAAGAATATTTGCACAAAGACTACAGCTAAATAACTAACTTATTTTGCTggtcatttaaataatttcgtGCTCATTCTCCATGCATTAAGTGCGATAAACTTTATGTTTGGTAAACAGATAGATAAATAGATCCAAAGATAGGTTTTATAAAACTATACTGTATTTTTGTCCTACACATTCCCCTATTTACCTAAATAAGATTGCAAAAGCAATTGCCATGCATGCAGCATGATAAAGGTTTAATGTTCTCAGTAGAAGTATATAACAAGTCAAACCTGACGAATGGAAGCCCTCGAGAGTTCCCAACTTTCCCATGGACATGGCCATTTGACCCATGTAGTTGGCATCATTTCCGGATGAACTCGATGGGCAGAGAGAAGCGGCTAACGTCTCTGCCAAGGACTGTTGCAATGCCTCCATTCCCTGTGACAATGCATCTTCTGCCTGCTGAGAAGACTGTTGCAAATTGTTCATGGCCAATAACTGCTGCTCAGTTAATGGTTCCAAATGATTTATAAGAAGCTGCAACCAGGAATACACATTATCACGCGGTGATAGAATACACATTATCACGCGGTTCACATACAAGAAAAAAACAGCatataaaaaataaaggtaacatatattcaagaaaattataaCCTCCTGATTTGAGTCAATTGTGCTACAttgatttagaaaaatttagaaTCTTATGGAGAAAACGAGTTCTGTGTTCTGACTTAATTTGTCTCATTTCTATTCAGACATACTTTATCTTCTTATTAGTTGACACTCTTCTTCTCATGTTCTTAAACTTGTGCTTTGAAGTAAATTTATATTCgtctttttttaaattttaatcattttttcgATGTGACGCTGATTTGACACCAATGCCATGCTCACTTGTACAATTCCACATCAATACTCctaatgaaaaagaaaaatataggaTTAAGACTGAAATTTGACAACTTAGATGACCAAAACCACAAATAAACAAACATAGGTgattaaaatttcatttttcctgATAAAGCACGATAATCTACATAGTTATGATATAGAACCAAATGCTTGTCACTTTAATTAAAGATACAGCAGATGTCTACACAGTTATGGTATAGAACCAAATATTTGTCATTTTAATCGAAGTAGCAGATGGTAGCTTGCAAACTAAATCTTCTAAACCAGACAGTGGTCCAGCGACTCTTCTTAATTGATGTTCCACATAGTCAATATGATAGGAGAAGAGGGCAATTTTTTCTCCCTGAACAGATATCCTACCAACCAGGTATTATGCAAATACTGAATGGAgatgtatttatatatttttcggAAAACACACCAAAATGAATTAAAGCTCCAGGCATTTACAAGGAGGGATTCAGTACAAATGAAATTCATCTTAATGATGAAACTAGGGGGATACgcaaaaaactaaaataaaccAATGTGACACCTTAAGAAGTTCAGATGAACGGAAACCACCAAGCCAAAGGAAACACCTTTCAGCAGGTGTCTTCCATATGCCTGACAAAATATGAAAGACGTCGGTTGTTGCAGCATCCCCTTTTAACCTAAAAATGTCATCATATTATGTAGTGATTCCCTCCACTATTACGCGAAGTTCACCATCGCCAACATGTGAATTGACAGCACCTCTAAGCTCACTATCCGCCAGTTGTGGTCCTCCAGCCACCGTGCATATTCAACATCAAAGGTCAAACGCACCTAGAAACATGACTTTAATATTTTCACGAAACTAAAAGTTGCTCAAAGAATGAGACAGAAAAAACATAGAACAAAGATTCAATCTAATATGTTCCGAATCCAGCCTCTGAgcaagcaatcacatttttttCACACCATCTATATGTTAAAGCAAAAGGTGGTAGAATTCCATATTTTGGTTGCTTTGGTTAAATTGCTTTTCTTTTGGTATTTATAATCTCAAACCTTTTGACCATTCTCCTATGTCGATACTCATTTTCCACATTTTTAGTGATGATATACCCACTTCCCCTTTCAAAAAAATGATGCAGCCCTCTTGAGttatttcctttttcttctTCAGCAACATGAAAACATTTAGCAGAAAACACTTCGATAGATTTGAATGAAACACCTCCCTAAGCATCAGAGATCAATATGAGATGATCACACCATTTCCTCCAATTGATTGAGCTTGATCTCCTGAACTTGAAATATATACCCCCTTCAACAAACGAAAACTCATTCACTAAGTAAAAAAAAGGGCGTCTTAGAAAAAACTGAGAACGTTTATAAAATGAACAAAAGAAGACAGGAAAAACCTGCTGCGTAGCTCGCTGGAGCTCTTGCTCAAGTTGCGTCAAATTCTTTTGCTGCTCTCTAGTTGTTGAACAAAGGCCTATATGCCAatagaaagaaaaaagagaCATACAGATGTAAGATAATGTTAAAGTCGACATGTGAAACATATCGATCATATTACATCAGCAGAGGATGGCATTCATATGCTAATACGAAGAACAAATCTTTAACTTTTTAATACTTCAACTGCTGTATCAAAATGCAACAAAAGGATGCTAAACAGACAAAATATTGGTTCATTAATATGTACAAACTGACCACCAAATCTGGAAATTACATACCAAAATGCCACGGGAATCCAACTAATTACATCCGACCACGCTACAGGGGGAGGAGTCGTTTACCACttgtaatttaaaattttataagaaGACAACCCAGTTATGCAGCTTATGACAATTTTAGAGATAAGGAGATAATTGAAGGAgatattttgttgtatatttcTTATCAAAATAACTTCAAAAATTAAGCCAACAAAAAGTAACATCTAACAGTTTCTAAAAAAACTGGTCACCATTTCCCTTAAGATATCTGTTGTTGCAAAAACAAACATAATTGATGCATAGTTTATTTATGAACATCAAGAATTGTGAGTCGAGTAATGGCACATCTGTTGTTGACATTATATTATATGGTACCATTATTTGATAATAAAATACGCATAAAACCGTCATCAATATTATGTATAATAATAGTTAATTCACACATATTTCAGTTGTTAGCATATATTCCAAAAAGGGCTAAATGAAGCAAAGTATTTGTGAGCCATAAGTCCGACGAAAATCATTTTTGGAACAAGAAAAACATCCTCCAACCGTAATAACTACCTTCTAAAACAAGGACTCCCACTTTCCAAACAATATACCAGCCGAAAAGATCGTCCAAAAACTGGCTCCCATGTACCAACATCTTCACACTTATATAAACTCCACCCTCTCCTTTTTCAAGATTCAGCCTCAATATCGAAAAACAAGGAAAAAGAAGTGCATTAAAGTAAGCAAAAGCTTTTTGTGCACCACCCTCTTTGCTCGTTTAGCTCAATCGTCCCACCAAACCCGATAATAATAATGGGAGGCTGCGCGAGCAAACCCAAGGACTTGGATACCAAGGAGGCACCCGCCCCTGTTGAAGCACCTGCCTCTGCTGAGGCCCCAGCTATTGCTGAGACCCCGGCTGTCCCAGAAAAGGCTGAGGCCGAGGCTGTTCCAGAGGTAAACATTCTTAATCTACATGGATCATGTCACTTACTTTTAAGAGTATCTCATGGCTAGTTTCTTATTTTGCTTTGCGTTACCGAGCAGAGATTTGCTTTTGGAGGGAAGCTAGAATTCTATATCAGGCTCGAAACACATTTGTACATTGTgtatcataaaatcattcaaATGCCAAAGAAAATATATGGAGGGTGCTACCACCTCCACCTCTGTTGATCACAGACATAAGAGATATTCTGTACCTTCCTCTTTATCATTAAATTACTGACTCTTAGTCCTCCTGTTTTTCGCGTTGATTTACGTGGGAAAACAAAGATGGAGATGAGAAAAAGTAAGAAACTTTGGTAGATCTGTCTGAACCAGCTCCAGAAGCCACCAAGGAGGAGACAGCAGCAACCGAGGCTGTCGCCGTGGAGGAAAAGAAAGAGGAAGCAACCATTGAGGAAGCAACCATTGAGGAAGCTGCCCCAGAATCTG is part of the Primulina tabacum isolate GXHZ01 chromosome 18, ASM2559414v2, whole genome shotgun sequence genome and encodes:
- the LOC142533402 gene encoding putative ribonuclease P/MRP protein subunit POP5; the encoded protein is MVGFKNRYMLMEVLLDPNKDLMLDEPIIITQFNLSKAIKNSIQANFGECGLALSQNSFQVKYVNPITKVCIFRTSREEYQKVWAATTMVKSIGNCPVVFNLLDLSGSIRACKNIALKCDELKFEQYKLSAGDRLTADVHQHMRNCLEKIRVLEH